ACACGGCCAACAGGCGCGTCCTTCATTCCTCCTCGACTTCGGTTCCGTCTTTTCTCACGCCTCGCTGGTCAGGCTTGGACCTCTCACCGGCggtctgactgactggtggctTGCCAAAAAAAACACGTAAATTCACAGATATGAATGCACCAAACAAGCGAGTGGCTTGGAGTTGGGAATTAGAACCTTCATCTGATGTTGTTATGAAGAGAAATGTATTAAAAGCCTGGAAATGTCCCATTGTGATATTCTGAAATGTATTATCTATTTAAGGATTTAGTGAAGCAACATGTGGGTCCAGTTGATCTTAAGgcaaataaccactattgttaagtttataaaataaaagcattacTTCACACTCGTATCAACCCATTCAGGTGTCAATCATTTTAAATCATTGTTATCGGTTTACCGTGTACATTTTCCTGTTTCTGATTCAAGAGATATCAAGAAAATGCAAATCAGTAAGAAATGTCTTCAAGAAACGAAACAAAAGGTTCCAGCTAATGCCAGACGCTGTGGTGCCCCAACCCTGATAAACAAATCGGAAAAGTCAACGTTATAactgaatacatgaataaataataaaaactatCAAATTGCACAGGAAATCTTGCTTCAGGGAAACGGGGGAAACAAATGAGTTAATGTGTGCCAAGACCGACAAATGTAATGAGCTACagaagagaaagatggagacgGAAAAATAAATTACGTGTCACTTTATAGCTCATTTCTACAGCCATTTAAATAattgaattatatttattaatgtattcagTTATACTGCGTTTTTAATGTGCCTGATTGTGACATTCTTCTTTTGCGGGACTTCAGAGTGGGGTaagaaaataaatctttttaaaaaatgacatcatAAAACACGCCTGAATTGTCTCGTAATTCTTAAGTTACCATATAAAAACGTGGCATTTTCTGatgtgaaaaaacaaaattataACAAGAAAACAGACAAAAACATCTTAAGTGGTGTCTCCCGTTAAAATCGTAATACTTTATCTTTACTTGATTTGCCGTAGGAACATCCAAACATATTTACCATCCCCCGTGTACAGTACAAACTGATCCAATAGAAGTATTCTATCATCATTCCCTTTTCTTCTAACGATGTCAGTCGACAGACGTTGCACACCGGCGCTGTAACTACACTGTACAAGAGACGACTTGGCATGACGTATACAATCTAACTtaatgcttttttcttcttctgccatTTGGGTTCCTCTCCCGAACACCCGGAACAAAAATCATGCGTTTAGTGGCTCCTAAATGTTGATATTCCACTTTGTGCTGTTTCGTTGTAAGCTGGAAGAACCGTACAAAATgttaaagaaaggagagaaagaaaaatacttcAGTTATTTGTTCTATTCCTCCAGTAGAAAGGGGAGAAGTGTTAAACTAGCTTGTTACAGGCACCACAGGTCAGGGCGATGGCAGTGAATGAAGGACAACACAAGCTCTCCAGTGCGTCTCCTGTCTGACGGAGTCGTGGGCCGCTGTCCTCCGCTCAGCCTCCCCCCCGAGGATGCATGCTTCATCGTATTTAATCACAACAACCGAGCAATGCGTGAATATTGCTTTCAGTGAATATCTGTGTCTGGATGTTGGCTGGATGAACTCGCTGCGATGGTATGATTTGAATTCCCTGGTCCCGTCACGGCGACCCTGAACAAAACGCTGACCCGCCCCTTTTTCAGCATTGGCCCTCTGAATGAGAACTTCAATGCAACGGCTGCGATGTAAATGAGTACGATGAGATGCAGTCATCAAATGTGTCAAGTGTACGCCGAAGCCGACGAGAGGAATATACATGTCTTGTCCTTTGTGTACTCTCGGATCTGCTCGGGGATGCAAAAACGCTGAAACTACATTTCCAAATGTGCCCcgtcaaaaacacaaaaattatTCTCATGCGTCAGCTCAGAAAGTGACTGAACCAAAAGATTAAAACGAATTGGAATGTACACATCCTCCCTCAATAAAACGAACGAGCGAGTGGAGCCTCACtatatgtattgtgtgtgtgtgtgtgtgtgtatatcatgCCAGCTGTGTTTCTGTTTGGTCTTTTCTTCTGCAGTTGAGGTCTTCGTTCCAACAACTTTCACTCACGCACTTCAGTTGGTGCAGCTGAGCTCCGTTTGGTTCAGTGCAGGCGGCCAGTGGAACTTCTTTTATGTACAAcaaccagagggggggggggggggggtgtgtgtgtgtgtgtgtgtgtgtgtgtgtgtgtgtgtgtgtgtgtgtgtgtgcgtgcgtactgATCCACAGGGCCGCTGCCCGCCTGGTTTGAAAACCCAGTACAGTATGTCTGACAGGTCTGTCTCCGTGATGCGGGCAGCCAGCGTTAGGAAAGGATGGCTGGACACCACCGCACCGCCGCCAGGTTCTCGGCGCTCATCGACCGCTTCTTCATTTGTTTCCTCAAGTTCTTGTAAATGTCATCACACAAGCGCGAGATGGCCTGAAAGACAAAACgacgacaaaaaacaacaacaatgagaaGGTGAGGCGTACGCTCTGGTGTATTTCGTATTTTTTTAACGGGCTGGCTGAGGTCTTTGTTGACACGTGTGCAATATGAAAGACGGAAAAGAGCCACTCGTTTATTTTGATGTTGTCCTGTCTGAACCAGATCTGATGGCTGGTCAAAAACACGCATTATGTGAGGGATGCTCACAGCTGCAAAAACAGTGGAGCCAATTACACACGCCATCCTGGTGCTGACGCTCAGTCCATTTATACCACAACCTCAGGCTCCAACAAATTGGGTTCAGATTTTGAGATTTCTTTTTCTATATGACCTGAACTCTAAAATGTTTTGCACGTGTGTCGCTCACCTCTAGTTTCTGGGCCTTCTCCCTGCTGAGGGGTTCCAGGGGCAAGCTGAGGTTGTTGGCCTCAGCCAGGGAGCGCAGGTCAAAGTAATACTTGGCGTAGACACTGGACGGCACGTTGATGTTGAACTGCAGCAGCTCCAGAAACTGACGCTCCAGCTCATTCCTATTTGGTTTTGGtttttcagagagagagagagaggaatgtaCAATCAGATATTTAGCAGGGAACAAGAAGTAGCAGAGATTGACAGAGTTCAAATGTAATCGTCTGTAATTGTCTTGATCCCACGTCCTGAAAATGCCCGGGCGGATTTCCTTTTTGTGTTGTAACCTGCACAAGAGGCAATATCCATCTCTTCTTTGGAAGCCTCTGTTCCCCGCCCACGCACATGTACAGGCATGCAGCAACAGGCCGGCTAAATTTAGCCTCCACTGGAGCCAAACCCCTGTCTGATAACACCGTTTCTTTTTCTATGTGTCCGTGCCACTCGTTCAGCTATTCTCATCCATTTCTTTTTATGTTCCTCCGCTCCTCACTGTTCTTCCCAGACTGCCCTGCAGTCGTTTCACAGTCAAGCTTGTGTctgtaggtggtggagagggggaATTCAGCAGGCTGTGttacagagtaaaaaaaaagattcaaatTGATCTTCCGAGGAAAATGTGCGGTCAAGCCACTGTCAAGTAAATCTCCCCTCACTGGAGAAGAGTGTCGGACAGGTGGATTAAAGTCACTGTTCTGTAAAATCAGATGCCTCAGGACAAGAATATACAGCCACCGGTGCAGAGGGGTGTGAATgcagcagaggtcagaggtcaactccAGCATCGCGTCGTGGCCTTTTTATAAAGATTTATACAGATGAATGTGGTTTAACAGACAGAGAGGTGGGTCCTCGTGCTCAACATGATTCTTCCCCGTCTCACACAGGAAGTACAAAAACAAGTAATGTTTTTAGCTCGGTGACTCCATGGCGTGTGGATTTATACTATTGCTTAATGGGAAAAAAGCTCGAAAACCGAGATATAAAAACACTGATACCAACAAAGTTCAACCTGTGCAAGCTCTGTACAAGCCTGCATGCACTAATGGCGCTCGAACAAAGGGCATACAGCATCTTCGTACTTGGATCTCATCAGTTCTAACTGGGCCATCCTGCTGTATCACAGCTTTCTTGGGACCAGTCCAGGAGTCACGGGTGTCGCACAAAGCGGACCACCGCACATGTGACTCAGAGCACCTCTTGAACCCAGACCGGCCTCACCAACACAGGCCTTTCTCTGCATACAGCTTTTTTTAAGCAGAAATACAAATCACCGGTAGAATTTTGGGCTGAACCAATTATAAAGTCAACTAATTAACTGTAGCAAAGTTATTTTGGCTTGCCCTCAATAGATCATGCACTGGAAATGAAAAGTTGACCATGAACATTGTCTTCTTAACTGTGATTGAGATGACATTTTTAGCACAGACATAATTAAACAGAGCTCCCGCCACCTTCATATCACAGACATAATTATCTTtaacacattttcacatttgGTAATTATAGTTATGCAGAAAAAATGGAGCTGGTTCAAATGAAGAAACAAGCCTGCATGTTAACAACCACATTCAGAGTGAACTGACCTCAGACTACTGGCCTTTCAGCTGAGAAATACAACATTTTGGGTGGGTGTTTTTGCAGTAACTCACATGTCCTCCACGGTGATATCCTTGAGAATTTGGCAGTAGTCGACATTCCAGACCGCCTGGTCGTCCCACACCTTGGATGCCAGAAGGATGGCTCCGAGCACGATGCGCTTCCAGTTGGCAGGGCTAATGTCGATCTCGGCGTAGGTGAGGAGCCTCTCCAAATACACCTTGGGCCAAGACACGTGTCGCATGTTAATATCTCCCAAcatgttttcctcttctttGAACAAACGAAAGTCTACACCTGGCTGAGATCCAGGAGGTTTTTCTTCCGTATGAGGAACACTTACTCAGAACATAGACAGAAGCTTGTATTATCGTGTTCGCCTTAAGCCTCGACTCGGAGTGTCGACATTGCAGAGTTAATTTGCTGCTTTACTATTTGTCTCCCTCAAACTACTCCTccaggtaacaacaacaacaacaaggtggCAGAAAACTGACCCAGCCTCTCCGGAGCTCGCTCGTTAAAATATCTGTGTGGATGGAAACGCTCCGTCTCTCTGCCTCACTCCCCAGTTCtagttccctctctcttttccggTAGCCAGACTTCCCCCAGTCGACAGATCGCAAAGCACACCGAGCCGGCGGGCACCTGTTCTTCCAAGCTGGAGTGCTTGTGTAATGCCGAGGCTCATTCCCCTGATGGTCATTGTGCTAGAGAGTGCGTCAACGCTGCAGTGATCCACTGCAAGGAGTCAgctttttacttttcttttatatttaaatggacACTTTACTTTTAGTTTTCAATATGggttttgtacttttatttagtATTCTTATGAAATACTGTAACTTCAGTTTCCTACAGTCTAgttcattattttgtatttgtattttgaaCATGTCAATTGCTTAACTTTGGAACAGATATGATCTCATACGGTCTCAAACAATTAATCTTATTCTTGTAACATTATTTTCTTCCTCGGTTTACTCAGAACtacatttttattgaattttatTTCCACGAATAAAATGTTCTGCAGACTTCAGAATTCAGACCAGTTGCAGCTTTGAAATCTGTCATCTCAGGTCACAAGTTTGACAACCAGGAAATAAATCCGGTCTGCAGAGATGCTGTACTTTCCATGGCAGATTGAAATATACGTGGGCTCAACGAAACTCATAACTCTGTCTGCATGTGCACTGTGGCTCAACTGTCAGCATTATGTGGCTTAAAAGCCTAAACAGAATCCTGATAGACTGTTGGAAAGCAGAGATGATCAGTATTGCCGTCTAATTACTGGACATGAGAGGCTACCTTGTGGTTTGGATAAACAGAGAGGACGAAGAGCGGAGAAAAACCCACTTTCATCCTTTTCTGCAGCCTGGTCTGAGCTGCCCACGCAGATGCCCCGCAATACTCtattttatttgactttgttgAAGTCATCCATGGTGGTGAtttgcataaaaacacacaattcaaatgattagaaaaaacaatattatttttctattgatAATAGATAACAACACTGCACTGAATGAGTCACATCTATCAATTATAACAATGGAAAACCAAAGCATGAAGCGCTTGATGTACAGTTGATTGTTCACTCGGTAAAAGAGAAGAACTAAAATGACCACATTCCTGACCGGTGGTTGTTACAACGTCTACGCCTCATTAATCAGCATGCCCAGTATAAACCTCGAGCCATCAACATGCAGTGTTCCACGTTGAAACAACCAGTAAAACACATCCTGCTGGGATCGTTGACAATATACAGAGCCAGAGATTATGGTACATGCTGGTCTCTACCTGCAGGTCTGGACGGGAGGGAGGTCAAGTTTCTACAAATGGGCAAAATATTTCAAGACTAATAGTTTCCGTATGACACACCATTTAATGACCTTTGCCCCCTGGAAATGGCTTGGGTATTGTTAAGAGTTTGAGCCGTAGCTCCACATGTCCCAAAGCGTTCATGGTGTCTGCTACTGGGAATCTTGAGCACGGTACGTCTTCCCAAAAGAGGAAGTTTTCAAAATCCCTGTCGTCTGGATCCCCTCCGCCTTCCCTCTCCTATCCAATGATGTGATGATTGGGAGGGGAAGGAAGGCTAAAGTTAGCTGTGTCAGCTGAACTAACCGCATAACCACCAGCCAACAGCCCTgttggattactgacagcatgCCAGACTTGACTCTGGGAGACTCGTCCAGCcatgtgccagtgtgtgtgtgtgtgtgtgtgtgtgagagtgtgtgtgtgtgtctgtgagtgtgtgtgtgtgtgatttagtcAAGTCTGACACATCGTTGTTGGAGTACGCCTGTACATGGACAAAGACACAGGAACACAGATTCCTGCTTTCCCATCACTGACACAATCCCCCTCCCCCATGCAGTACACACATGTGTGCGTCTGTAAAGAAGCAGGGCAATCCAATACAAGGCCACCAGGCCAGCCTTATTAACCCTTTACATTCCCGTCTCTGGGGACATTGGTGTCGGCCCGATCGACGAAGTGTGGAAAGAGAAGTTTCTGGGCagatgggaggggagggagggacttTTGCTGGATTTCTTTGGGTAAAACAGCCAATTGAAACATTTCAACTTAATTAAAACTGTACTGCCAGGCTTTTAACCAAAAGAAGGAATAAAAAGCTAATTGCCCTGATTTGAGCTCCACTCTATTGTGTCTTTTAGAATAGATTTGAAGGGCTTTTTACTTGTTTTGTAAAGCTCCTAATTGTTTGGGTCTGGCCTACATTGTGGACGGTCTGGTGTTTTCTCATCCATTAGCAGCTCTCAGATCTTCTCCtttttatattatacatacaataaaaacaattaaccGCAGCGCAATGCTCGAAAATGAAATGTTATCTTAACACAATAAAGATATTTCATTACTTTActgaacacaaaacaaaatgcgAAAGGtacaaagaggaagagagcgCAATGAGAGAATGGGGAGAAAAGATGTCCTTGTTTTCatgatgttgtcattctgaaaAGGACACTGCTCGGATCAAACCAAATCATGTTCATCCTGTGAGAATTGAGTCACTTTTCAACTTTTTTGTGGACACAATCTCCAGAGGGATATACGTTCATAGGATTCAGGAGAAAGAAATGATGTCTGAGcacaaaggagagaaagagagaagagtcgGAGCAAGGTAGCAGCAAGAGGACAGCACGCGAGACTACGGAGGGCAAAGAGAGAatcaggaagcaacacttcctcctGGTGTCatccctgaaacacacacacacacacacacactcacactcacacacttaccaAGGTGACGATGGCGCACTCAGCGGTGAGCTGTGCGGCGCTGAACAGCGTCCTGACGAAGCGGTAGATCTGCTTCTGCTCCGGGTTGTGTTTTTCGTAATCAGGAGGAATTTCAGACTTCTAGAACAGAAGACAACAAATCCAAATGAAAACGACAGATTCTCTCTGTTCAACGGCATTTGATGGGATTGTTTAGCGGCATGGGAACTCAAGCTGCCggctccatgtgtgtgtttgcccgcGTGGTTTGTCTCGCTGATGAGCCCCGACAGCTCCACAGCATTCACATCATGGAAATCTTCAGTAAAGGCCTTACCGTGAGCGGGTGCAGTTTCTCATTGAAAATGTCGACAAGCATTCTTCCGTCGACTTCCCTGGAATAACAAACAGATAAGGGGGGGAAAagcaatacaaataataataaatataaaatccaGATGGCATTTCATCCTCTGGGATGTCAGATTGCCCGTTCAATAAGCCCTTTTGGGGCATTTATCCGCACTTCAAAACGCAAAGAGCCACGGGATTCCTCCCAGTTATCGCTACGGAGACAAGGAGAAGGTCAAGGCCACACGTTACTCCAGCAGGATGTCCAGCTCACGCAGGAGGAGGCGGTCATCAGACCGACGGTCTCGATTTTGCCATTTCAACATGAGCTTTGAGGGGCTTTTTGTTTTCTGCCACGTTTTATTTTGGTCTGCTGTCCAGTGGCGCTGATATTTGACACATGATTTTGTAAAAGTAGAGATGAATGCAGGAACTAATAAAAGTATCATAAAGAAAACACTGTTCATACCTGTTTTTTATGTGGTAGTATATCGCGAGGGCGACGCTGTAAAGacgaagagggaaaaaaagcaatTAATTTCAAACTTAAAGCatgatgaagagacagagattaaACATTAGATTGTAATTCATTTCCTGTTAGGCAGAAACATTTGTTACCATTTGATGGTGTATTTGAGGTTGGGCTGACTGACGGTACTGTCATCAAGGAATATGGTGGAGCATGAGCTGTACTTCCGTCTCACTGCGCCTGGATGATGCTGGAgttcaaacgcacacacacacacacacaaacacaaaccaaaTAGACATCCACATCAATCTCTATTCCAGTCCTACTCAGACCAGCCAATAGGCACCGTTAGCCCACAAACTAATGACGTCTGTCTATCAGCGCGTCACATGGTTGCATGCAGGAAAGGCATTCGTGGTGGAGTGCGTCTTCAGAGAACACTTTCATTCAATGGTgaactttattttcaatacGCTCATTTGCTCCTGGCACATACTAAACCAGAGATTtgtcatgccaattggattatTCCTTCTTTGTGTGTGATCAAAatcaaaacaattattttcaagATAAACACACCGATTAATCACGGAAATATTACAAATTGCTGTTGGGCCTAAAGGAGTGATGGACAAAGGATGAACTACACCGTATCGTGATGACGTTGTTGTTACTACATCTAAATAATGACGTGTAAGTGCAtcttccagcccccccccctcccacacacacacacacacacaaacacgtgacTACGACTAAAAAAGGAACGTGTGTAGCCTGAAGATGGGATGGACAGTGATTAaagtaattttaaaaagggTCATTTTTGAGGACTTTACCTTGTTCTCCGAAATGTGTGTGAACTTGCAAGAAATACAAGACAGTACAATTACCATTTGCACCATTATAATATCCACAGAGTAATGTTTCATACACAGTGCATTGTATCTTACTTACATGGTTGATGTAAAGGCTCTTGCGCTTTTCTCTAACTGAAAAGGGAAAAGGAGAGAACAGGCGTGTGAGTGCAGTACTCAACTCTCACAGACAGGGGGCAGCATTTATCCAGGGTTCAGAAGTTCCCTATATCACTGTATCTTAAGAAAACATTGGAGGTATTTTTCCTCCTAATTATGCATCACTACATTAAACAAAGCATGGCAGTTTAAGCAAACTGCATtctaaaaatggaaaaaagaaaaagtgacgGCTTCTTTCAGGAGGAGGTTGTCGGGTTTTTTCTTCCCTCTGTTCAGACGGATGCTAATTCTGCTTAATGGCCTTGGTGATTTGTTAGTATTAAAGAGATTATCTCACTGAGTGCACGGCATAACGCACGCTCGCACAGATGTGCGTCGGGCGCTGGTGAAGTTGTGTGCGTTTGcgcatccgt
The Pseudoliparis swirei isolate HS2019 ecotype Mariana Trench chromosome 16, NWPU_hadal_v1, whole genome shotgun sequence DNA segment above includes these coding regions:
- the ccny gene encoding cyclin-Y isoform X2; translated protein: MGNTTSCCVSSSPKHRRNNHSRLEPYRPEPELSREDTGCNLQHISDRENLDDLPMEYNPSDHPRASTLFLSKSQTDVREKRKSLYINHFTHISENKHHPGAVRRKYSSCSTIFLDDSTVSQPNLKYTIKCVALAIYYHIKNREVDGRMLVDIFNEKLHPLTKSEIPPDYEKHNPEQKQIYRFVRTLFSAAQLTAECAIVTLVYLERLLTYAEIDISPANWKRIVLGAILLASKVWDDQAVWNVDYCQILKDITVEDMNELERQFLELLQFNINVPSSVYAKYYFDLRSLAEANNLSLPLEPLSREKAQKLEAISRLCDDIYKNLRKQMKKRSMSAENLAAVRWCPAILS
- the ccny gene encoding cyclin-Y isoform X4; this translates as MGNTTSCCVSSSPKHRRNNHSRLEPYRPEPELSREDTGCNLQHISDRENLDDLPMEYNPSDHPRASTLFLSKSQTDVREKRKSLYINHHHPGAVRRKYSSCSTIFLDDSTVSQPNLKYTIKCVALAIYYHIKNREVDGRMLVDIFNEKLHPLTKSEIPPDYEKHNPEQKQIYRFVRTLFSAAQLTAECAIVTLVYLERLLTYAEIDISPANWKRIVLGAILLASKVWDDQAVWNVDYCQILKDITVEDMNELERQFLELLQFNINVPSSVYAKYYFDLRSLAEANNLSLPLEPLSREKAQKLEAISRLCDDIYKNLRKQMKKRSMSAENLAAVRWCPAILS
- the ccny gene encoding cyclin-Y isoform X3; protein product: MGNTTSCCVSSSPKHRRNNHSRLEPYRPEPELSREDTGCNLQHISDRENLDDLPMEYNPSDHPRASTLFLSKSQTDVAVPNKRVREKRKSLYINHHHPGAVRRKYSSCSTIFLDDSTVSQPNLKYTIKCVALAIYYHIKNREVDGRMLVDIFNEKLHPLTKSEIPPDYEKHNPEQKQIYRFVRTLFSAAQLTAECAIVTLVYLERLLTYAEIDISPANWKRIVLGAILLASKVWDDQAVWNVDYCQILKDITVEDMNELERQFLELLQFNINVPSSVYAKYYFDLRSLAEANNLSLPLEPLSREKAQKLEAISRLCDDIYKNLRKQMKKRSMSAENLAAVRWCPAILS
- the ccny gene encoding cyclin-Y isoform X1; amino-acid sequence: MGNTTSCCVSSSPKHRRNNHSRLEPYRPEPELSREDTGCNLQHISDRENLDDLPMEYNPSDHPRASTLFLSKSQTDVAVPNKRVREKRKSLYINHFTHISENKHHPGAVRRKYSSCSTIFLDDSTVSQPNLKYTIKCVALAIYYHIKNREVDGRMLVDIFNEKLHPLTKSEIPPDYEKHNPEQKQIYRFVRTLFSAAQLTAECAIVTLVYLERLLTYAEIDISPANWKRIVLGAILLASKVWDDQAVWNVDYCQILKDITVEDMNELERQFLELLQFNINVPSSVYAKYYFDLRSLAEANNLSLPLEPLSREKAQKLEAISRLCDDIYKNLRKQMKKRSMSAENLAAVRWCPAILS